One genomic region from Bombus terrestris chromosome 15, iyBomTerr1.2, whole genome shotgun sequence encodes:
- the LOC100646756 gene encoding uncharacterized protein LOC100646756 isoform X2, with product MLSSEKTSLTDDKPARVYYVHDALPFYSHHRRQRLRLRCFMYTIAVAIFTMALIVTVSYSVSHDMVDVGPNFTTSSSKSTMNLTGTLKLGLAPGSGSYTLFSNPSIVPPSNSIFVSDKNTKDTATPKLTDDEIKIGLEAGRQAINERLFADTTALMSPLSSPSPEMRHRYAVSTCTSVGTLALAAVAELAATKRIESSRTIVGASSAIGSFFNAGWQFLDICKQLTTPECPSSKYRTFDGSCNRPMQWGATMTPFRRVLAPNYADGVEAPRRAATGAELPSAREVSLKVHKPSPSSNPHFTVMLAVYGQFLDHDITATAISQGINGTSISCCPPSVGHPECFPVPVSSGDPVFDVAGRTCMDFVRSAPAPQCKLGPRQQLNQATAFIDGSAIYGSDQDTARKLREFSGGRLRMQLTPDNRTLLPPSMNPNDGCNRETEKLRGRYCFAAGDARANENLHLTTMHLLWARQHNRITEQLTKINPSWNDETLYEESRRIVGAQLQHITYQEFIPIILGEQETNLRDLKPLKSGYRQWTVNDSNTDPSIANSFAAAAFRFAHTLLPGLMKMTDEQEGTSSYVELHRMLFNPYSLYAEGGVKRSVTSATRNMIQMTSTHVSSQLTNHLFEDPIANVTVPCGLDLVSLNIQRGRDHGLPGYTKWREYCGLGTLKSFSDLEGHLDPQALQEISSLYESIYDIDLYTGALAELPRTGGIVGPTFTCLIADQFVRLQKGDRFWYEIPGQPHSFTEDQLTELRKTSLARLICDCSDGVIQTQVEVMRAISAENPMMSCEDIPGPSFEPWREYDSTSPKLQVPFMPVNWTLLKNNINDTIRDVVTYINNSRTMMDTDWLAFKNYINDTFSDLQNQLSSLHPLEVDDPTSMEKLSMDSDSFILRVPRSPNMYQDWIRFKNNLLMSLNDSMQMMSGGPAAVTKWIAFKQNIIDQFADLKNRISSLKADITPKLETKKKEQEQALMNKNKLIGTSSTKNAMIPAIFDWKNFKDNIISSLDDSIMNIGDDMLPPGDPAWATLGDDIKDRLSAFRDKINRRRSTTVPAELAMGKSDTNDDWMNYKSDIIKIVNYVENKVKKEMPPPADPAWATYRDEIMKSFSAFKSTPAPIELATLSTINKISQREYLGTSSAVKFSNMELSNLTDDWLQFRAQVNDSLIKVIQDIQSKEPTEIDPIAWAVFKDSIKSDFAKLKDEIGSMKAEWITEISKLQPNKSSSNLQVKFNKPEDSSKSDYIKFIKPVIPPDEWVDFKKQINDTVMTILNTANTTDRFNFDDLHEMFNESFADLKNEISALRSLVKDTYNSKTAADWISFQTKLNFTVKDLVDSLKKETQLKTGNVTRILLEAKDKLSDLEPPVNSGLTPPTKWLQYALRINKTISDALEGIDSQKHAALMINAAKPESSSSLDNPKKLTNWLIVPCLASSLHVFTVVSRFQIRM from the exons ATGCTTTCCTCGGAGAAAACCTCGTTGACCGACGACAAGCCAGCCAGGGTATACTACGTGCATGACGCGTTGCCATTTTATTCCCATCACAGGAGGCAACGGCTGCGGCTACGATGTTTCATGTACACGATCGCGGT AGCGATCTTCACTATGGCCCTCATAGTGACAGTAAGCTACTCCGTGAGCCACGATATGGTAGACGTCGGTCCAAACTTCACCACCTCTTCCTCCAAGTCTACCATGAATCTCACAGGCACTTTAAAATTGGGCCTTGCTCCTGGATCTGGGTCTTACACCCTCTTCAGCAACCCTTCCATCGTCCCACCTTCTAATTCTATCTTTGTGTCTGATAAAAACACAAAAGATACCGCTACGCCAAAATTAACAGACGATGAGATAAAGATAGGGCTGGAAGCAGGTCGCCAAGCAATAAATGAGCGACTTTTTGCAGACACCACTGCGTTAATGTCTCCACTATCCTCACCATCGCCTGAAATGAGGCATCGTTACGCAGTAAGCACTTGCACGAGCGTTGGAACACTGGCTTTAGCGGCTGTAGCAGAACTTGCAGCGACTAAAAGAATCGAAAGTTCAAGGACAATCGTTGGAGCATCCTCTGCTATTGGAAGCTTCTTCAACGCAGGCTGGCAGTTTCTGGATATTTGCAAGCAACTCACCACCCCAGAATGTCCATCTAGTAAATATAGAACCTTCGATGGAAGTTGTAACAGACCAATGCAATGGGGAGCCACCATGACACCATTCAGAAGAGTTCTAGCGCCTAACTATGCCGATGGTGTCGAAGCTCCTCGTAGAGCAGCTACAGGGGCCGAGTTACCCTCAGCAAGGGAAGTTAGTTTGAAGGTTCACAAGCCTTCACCAAGTAGCAATCCTCATTTCACAGTGATGTTAGCTGTTTATGGACAATTTTTGGATCATGATATCACCGCTACTGCGATTAGTCAGGGTATCAATGGTACTTCTATCTCTTGTTGTCCACCATCTGTTGGTCATCCTGAGTGTTTTCCTGTTCCTGTATCTTCTGGAGATCCTGTTTTCGATGTAGCTGGGAGAACGTGTATGGATTTCGTCAGATCTGCACCCGCACCCCAGTGCAAACTGGGTCCCAGGCAACAGTTGAATCAG GCGACTGCGTTTATTGATGGCTCAGCGATCTACGGATCCGATCAGGATACAGCTCGTAAGTTGCGAGAATTTTCTGGCGGTCGATTGAGGATGCAGTTGACTCCGGACAATCGAACTCTCTTACCACCTAGCATGAATCCTAACGATGGCTGTAATCGTGAAACTGAGAAGTTGAGGGGCAGGTACTGCTTCGCAGCAGGCGACGCCAGGGCAAACGAAAACCTGCACTTGACGACGATGCATCTGCTCTGGGCGCGACAGCACAATAGAATCACCGAGCAGTTGACTAAGATCAACCCTTCTTGGAATGACGAAACGCTATACGAAGAGTCTCGACGTATAGTGGGTGCTCAACTGCAACATATTACCTATCAGGAATTCATACCTATCATCTTAGGAGAGCAAGAAACGAATCTACGTGATTTGAAGCCTCTCAAGTCCGGCTATAGACAGTGGACCGTAAATGACTCTAATACTGACCCAAGTATAGCTAATAGTTTTGCAGCAGCTGCCTTTAGATTTGCTCATACTTTATTACCTGGCTTAATGAAAATGACTGACGAGCAAGAAGGAACCTCTTCTTATGTAGAACTGCACAGAATGTTGTTCAATCCGTATAGTTTGTACGCAGAGGGTGGAGTGAAGAGATCAGTCACCTCAGCTACGAGAAATATGATTCAGATGACATCTACTCATGTCAGTTCTCAATTGACCAATCACTTGTTCGAAGATCCTATTGCTAATGTTACTGTTCCCTGTGGCTTGGATTTGGTATCGTTGAATATTCAGCGTGGGAGGGATCATGGGCTTCCTGGTTACACTAAATGGAGGGAATATTGTGGATTGGGGACATTAAAAAGTTTTTCTGATTTGGAAGGACACCTGGATCCGCAGGCCCTTCAGGAGATTTCCTCGTTGTATGAGTCGATTTATGATATTGATTTATATACTGGAGCTTTGGCTGAATTACCTAGGACTGGTGGTATCGTTGGTCCCACTTTTACGTGTCTGATCGCTGATCAATTTGTTAGGTTGCAGAAAGGGGATAGGTTTTGGTATGAAATTCCTGGACAACCGCATTCGTTCACAGAAG aCCAGCTTACAGAATTACGTAAAACCTCATTGGCGAGGTTGATCTGTGACTGTTCCGACGGTGTAATACAAACTCAGGTGGAAGTGATGCGAGCAATAAGTGCAGAGAACCCCATGATGTCATGTGAAGACATCCCAGGGCCATCCTTCGAACCATGGAGAGAATACGACTCAACATCCCCCAAATTACAAGTTCCTTTCATGCCAGTCAATTGGACGCTATTAAAGAACAATATTAACGACACAATCAGAGATGTTGTGACCTATATCAACAATTCTAGGACTATGATGGACACTGACTGGTTAGCCTTCAAGAATTACATAAACGATACATTCTCTGATCTTCAAAACCAACTATCTAGTTTGCATCCCCTGGAGGTAGATGATCCTACGTCCATGGAAAAATTATCAATGGATTCTgatagttttattttaagagTACCACGATCACCAAATATGTATCAAGATTGGATCAGATTTAAGAATAACCTGTTAATGTCATTGAATGATTCCATGCAGATGATGAGTGGCGGACCAGCTGCAGTGACCAAATGGATAGCTTTTAAACAGAATATTATCGATCAATTTGCTGATTTAAAGAACCGGATCTCGTCTCTGAAGGCAGATATTACTCCGAAATTagagacgaagaagaaagagCAAGAACAAGCTTTGATGaataagaataaattaataGGGACTTCGAGTACCAAAAATGCTATGATTCCAGCAATTTTTGATTGGAAAAACTTTAAGGATAATATTATATCTTCTTTAGATGATAGTATTATGAATATAGGCGACGATATGCTCCCCCCTGGTGATCCAGCTTGGGCTACTCTAGGAGATGATATTAAAGACCGACTTTCTGCTTTTAGGGACAAGATCAATAGACGGAGATCTACTACAGTTCCTGCTGAATTAGCCATGGGGAAATCAGATACTAATGACGATTGGATGAATTATAAATCTGATATAATTAAGATTGTAAACTATGTTGAAAATAAGGTTAAAAAAGAAATGCCACCACCAGCTGATCCAGCATGGGCTACGTATAGGGATGAGATTATGAAAAGTTTCTCTGCTTTTAAGAGCACTCCAGCACCTATAGAACTCGCAACATTATCcaccataaataaaatttctcaacGTGAATATCTAGGAACTTCTTCAGCAGTTAAATTTAGTAATATGGAATTATCTAATTTGACTGATGATTGGTTACAATTCAGAGCTCAAGTCAACGATTCCTTAATTAAAGTGATTCAGGACATTCAGAGCAAGGAACCAACAGAGATTGATCCTATTGCTTGGGCTGTTTTCAAAGATTCCATTAAGTCTGATTTCGCAAAGTTAAAAGATGAAATTGGAAGTATGAAGGCTGAATGGATTACAGAAATAAGCAAATTACAACCAAATAAAAGTTCTTCGAATCTCCAAGTTAAGTTTAACAAACCTGAAGACTCGTCTAAGTcagattatattaaatttattaaaccagTCATTCCTCCTGATGAATGGGTCGACTTTAAGAAACAAATTAACGATACTGTGATGACTATTCTTAATACTGCGAATACAACAGATAGATTTAACTTTGATGATCTCCACGAAATGTTCAATGAATCTTTCGCCGATCTGAAGAACGAAATATCAGCTCTGAGGAGTTTGGTCAAGGATACTTATAATAGCAAAACTGCAGCTGATTGGATTAGCTTCCAAACGAAGTTGAATTTTACAGTCAAGGACCTAGTGGATAGTTTAAAGAAAGAAACTCAGCTAAAAACAGGGAATGTGACGAGGATTTTGCTCGAAGCTAAAGACAAGTTATCTGATCTTGAACCACCAGTGAATTCAGGCCTGACTCCGCCCACAAAATGGCTTCAATACGctttacgaataaataaaacaatttcagaTGCTTTAGAAGGTATCGACAGCCAGAAACACGCAGCA
- the LOC100646756 gene encoding uncharacterized protein LOC100646756 isoform X1, with product MYADRGVNERTSLTRPLDSPDYVEFASLLRTRKTRIRQFQCCICAALIAIFTMALIVTVSYSVSHDMVDVGPNFTTSSSKSTMNLTGTLKLGLAPGSGSYTLFSNPSIVPPSNSIFVSDKNTKDTATPKLTDDEIKIGLEAGRQAINERLFADTTALMSPLSSPSPEMRHRYAVSTCTSVGTLALAAVAELAATKRIESSRTIVGASSAIGSFFNAGWQFLDICKQLTTPECPSSKYRTFDGSCNRPMQWGATMTPFRRVLAPNYADGVEAPRRAATGAELPSAREVSLKVHKPSPSSNPHFTVMLAVYGQFLDHDITATAISQGINGTSISCCPPSVGHPECFPVPVSSGDPVFDVAGRTCMDFVRSAPAPQCKLGPRQQLNQATAFIDGSAIYGSDQDTARKLREFSGGRLRMQLTPDNRTLLPPSMNPNDGCNRETEKLRGRYCFAAGDARANENLHLTTMHLLWARQHNRITEQLTKINPSWNDETLYEESRRIVGAQLQHITYQEFIPIILGEQETNLRDLKPLKSGYRQWTVNDSNTDPSIANSFAAAAFRFAHTLLPGLMKMTDEQEGTSSYVELHRMLFNPYSLYAEGGVKRSVTSATRNMIQMTSTHVSSQLTNHLFEDPIANVTVPCGLDLVSLNIQRGRDHGLPGYTKWREYCGLGTLKSFSDLEGHLDPQALQEISSLYESIYDIDLYTGALAELPRTGGIVGPTFTCLIADQFVRLQKGDRFWYEIPGQPHSFTEDQLTELRKTSLARLICDCSDGVIQTQVEVMRAISAENPMMSCEDIPGPSFEPWREYDSTSPKLQVPFMPVNWTLLKNNINDTIRDVVTYINNSRTMMDTDWLAFKNYINDTFSDLQNQLSSLHPLEVDDPTSMEKLSMDSDSFILRVPRSPNMYQDWIRFKNNLLMSLNDSMQMMSGGPAAVTKWIAFKQNIIDQFADLKNRISSLKADITPKLETKKKEQEQALMNKNKLIGTSSTKNAMIPAIFDWKNFKDNIISSLDDSIMNIGDDMLPPGDPAWATLGDDIKDRLSAFRDKINRRRSTTVPAELAMGKSDTNDDWMNYKSDIIKIVNYVENKVKKEMPPPADPAWATYRDEIMKSFSAFKSTPAPIELATLSTINKISQREYLGTSSAVKFSNMELSNLTDDWLQFRAQVNDSLIKVIQDIQSKEPTEIDPIAWAVFKDSIKSDFAKLKDEIGSMKAEWITEISKLQPNKSSSNLQVKFNKPEDSSKSDYIKFIKPVIPPDEWVDFKKQINDTVMTILNTANTTDRFNFDDLHEMFNESFADLKNEISALRSLVKDTYNSKTAADWISFQTKLNFTVKDLVDSLKKETQLKTGNVTRILLEAKDKLSDLEPPVNSGLTPPTKWLQYALRINKTISDALEGIDSQKHAALMINAAKPESSSSLDNPKKLTNWLIVPCLASSLHVFTVVSRFQIRM from the exons ATGTACGCGGATAGAGGAGTTAATGAAAGAACGTCGCTCACGAGACCTCTGGATTCACCGGACTACGTGGAATTCGCGAGCCTGCTGAGGACCCGGAAGACTCGAATTAGACAGTTTCAGTGCTGCATCTGCGCCGCTTTAAT AGCGATCTTCACTATGGCCCTCATAGTGACAGTAAGCTACTCCGTGAGCCACGATATGGTAGACGTCGGTCCAAACTTCACCACCTCTTCCTCCAAGTCTACCATGAATCTCACAGGCACTTTAAAATTGGGCCTTGCTCCTGGATCTGGGTCTTACACCCTCTTCAGCAACCCTTCCATCGTCCCACCTTCTAATTCTATCTTTGTGTCTGATAAAAACACAAAAGATACCGCTACGCCAAAATTAACAGACGATGAGATAAAGATAGGGCTGGAAGCAGGTCGCCAAGCAATAAATGAGCGACTTTTTGCAGACACCACTGCGTTAATGTCTCCACTATCCTCACCATCGCCTGAAATGAGGCATCGTTACGCAGTAAGCACTTGCACGAGCGTTGGAACACTGGCTTTAGCGGCTGTAGCAGAACTTGCAGCGACTAAAAGAATCGAAAGTTCAAGGACAATCGTTGGAGCATCCTCTGCTATTGGAAGCTTCTTCAACGCAGGCTGGCAGTTTCTGGATATTTGCAAGCAACTCACCACCCCAGAATGTCCATCTAGTAAATATAGAACCTTCGATGGAAGTTGTAACAGACCAATGCAATGGGGAGCCACCATGACACCATTCAGAAGAGTTCTAGCGCCTAACTATGCCGATGGTGTCGAAGCTCCTCGTAGAGCAGCTACAGGGGCCGAGTTACCCTCAGCAAGGGAAGTTAGTTTGAAGGTTCACAAGCCTTCACCAAGTAGCAATCCTCATTTCACAGTGATGTTAGCTGTTTATGGACAATTTTTGGATCATGATATCACCGCTACTGCGATTAGTCAGGGTATCAATGGTACTTCTATCTCTTGTTGTCCACCATCTGTTGGTCATCCTGAGTGTTTTCCTGTTCCTGTATCTTCTGGAGATCCTGTTTTCGATGTAGCTGGGAGAACGTGTATGGATTTCGTCAGATCTGCACCCGCACCCCAGTGCAAACTGGGTCCCAGGCAACAGTTGAATCAG GCGACTGCGTTTATTGATGGCTCAGCGATCTACGGATCCGATCAGGATACAGCTCGTAAGTTGCGAGAATTTTCTGGCGGTCGATTGAGGATGCAGTTGACTCCGGACAATCGAACTCTCTTACCACCTAGCATGAATCCTAACGATGGCTGTAATCGTGAAACTGAGAAGTTGAGGGGCAGGTACTGCTTCGCAGCAGGCGACGCCAGGGCAAACGAAAACCTGCACTTGACGACGATGCATCTGCTCTGGGCGCGACAGCACAATAGAATCACCGAGCAGTTGACTAAGATCAACCCTTCTTGGAATGACGAAACGCTATACGAAGAGTCTCGACGTATAGTGGGTGCTCAACTGCAACATATTACCTATCAGGAATTCATACCTATCATCTTAGGAGAGCAAGAAACGAATCTACGTGATTTGAAGCCTCTCAAGTCCGGCTATAGACAGTGGACCGTAAATGACTCTAATACTGACCCAAGTATAGCTAATAGTTTTGCAGCAGCTGCCTTTAGATTTGCTCATACTTTATTACCTGGCTTAATGAAAATGACTGACGAGCAAGAAGGAACCTCTTCTTATGTAGAACTGCACAGAATGTTGTTCAATCCGTATAGTTTGTACGCAGAGGGTGGAGTGAAGAGATCAGTCACCTCAGCTACGAGAAATATGATTCAGATGACATCTACTCATGTCAGTTCTCAATTGACCAATCACTTGTTCGAAGATCCTATTGCTAATGTTACTGTTCCCTGTGGCTTGGATTTGGTATCGTTGAATATTCAGCGTGGGAGGGATCATGGGCTTCCTGGTTACACTAAATGGAGGGAATATTGTGGATTGGGGACATTAAAAAGTTTTTCTGATTTGGAAGGACACCTGGATCCGCAGGCCCTTCAGGAGATTTCCTCGTTGTATGAGTCGATTTATGATATTGATTTATATACTGGAGCTTTGGCTGAATTACCTAGGACTGGTGGTATCGTTGGTCCCACTTTTACGTGTCTGATCGCTGATCAATTTGTTAGGTTGCAGAAAGGGGATAGGTTTTGGTATGAAATTCCTGGACAACCGCATTCGTTCACAGAAG aCCAGCTTACAGAATTACGTAAAACCTCATTGGCGAGGTTGATCTGTGACTGTTCCGACGGTGTAATACAAACTCAGGTGGAAGTGATGCGAGCAATAAGTGCAGAGAACCCCATGATGTCATGTGAAGACATCCCAGGGCCATCCTTCGAACCATGGAGAGAATACGACTCAACATCCCCCAAATTACAAGTTCCTTTCATGCCAGTCAATTGGACGCTATTAAAGAACAATATTAACGACACAATCAGAGATGTTGTGACCTATATCAACAATTCTAGGACTATGATGGACACTGACTGGTTAGCCTTCAAGAATTACATAAACGATACATTCTCTGATCTTCAAAACCAACTATCTAGTTTGCATCCCCTGGAGGTAGATGATCCTACGTCCATGGAAAAATTATCAATGGATTCTgatagttttattttaagagTACCACGATCACCAAATATGTATCAAGATTGGATCAGATTTAAGAATAACCTGTTAATGTCATTGAATGATTCCATGCAGATGATGAGTGGCGGACCAGCTGCAGTGACCAAATGGATAGCTTTTAAACAGAATATTATCGATCAATTTGCTGATTTAAAGAACCGGATCTCGTCTCTGAAGGCAGATATTACTCCGAAATTagagacgaagaagaaagagCAAGAACAAGCTTTGATGaataagaataaattaataGGGACTTCGAGTACCAAAAATGCTATGATTCCAGCAATTTTTGATTGGAAAAACTTTAAGGATAATATTATATCTTCTTTAGATGATAGTATTATGAATATAGGCGACGATATGCTCCCCCCTGGTGATCCAGCTTGGGCTACTCTAGGAGATGATATTAAAGACCGACTTTCTGCTTTTAGGGACAAGATCAATAGACGGAGATCTACTACAGTTCCTGCTGAATTAGCCATGGGGAAATCAGATACTAATGACGATTGGATGAATTATAAATCTGATATAATTAAGATTGTAAACTATGTTGAAAATAAGGTTAAAAAAGAAATGCCACCACCAGCTGATCCAGCATGGGCTACGTATAGGGATGAGATTATGAAAAGTTTCTCTGCTTTTAAGAGCACTCCAGCACCTATAGAACTCGCAACATTATCcaccataaataaaatttctcaacGTGAATATCTAGGAACTTCTTCAGCAGTTAAATTTAGTAATATGGAATTATCTAATTTGACTGATGATTGGTTACAATTCAGAGCTCAAGTCAACGATTCCTTAATTAAAGTGATTCAGGACATTCAGAGCAAGGAACCAACAGAGATTGATCCTATTGCTTGGGCTGTTTTCAAAGATTCCATTAAGTCTGATTTCGCAAAGTTAAAAGATGAAATTGGAAGTATGAAGGCTGAATGGATTACAGAAATAAGCAAATTACAACCAAATAAAAGTTCTTCGAATCTCCAAGTTAAGTTTAACAAACCTGAAGACTCGTCTAAGTcagattatattaaatttattaaaccagTCATTCCTCCTGATGAATGGGTCGACTTTAAGAAACAAATTAACGATACTGTGATGACTATTCTTAATACTGCGAATACAACAGATAGATTTAACTTTGATGATCTCCACGAAATGTTCAATGAATCTTTCGCCGATCTGAAGAACGAAATATCAGCTCTGAGGAGTTTGGTCAAGGATACTTATAATAGCAAAACTGCAGCTGATTGGATTAGCTTCCAAACGAAGTTGAATTTTACAGTCAAGGACCTAGTGGATAGTTTAAAGAAAGAAACTCAGCTAAAAACAGGGAATGTGACGAGGATTTTGCTCGAAGCTAAAGACAAGTTATCTGATCTTGAACCACCAGTGAATTCAGGCCTGACTCCGCCCACAAAATGGCTTCAATACGctttacgaataaataaaacaatttcagaTGCTTTAGAAGGTATCGACAGCCAGAAACACGCAGCA